The nucleotide sequence TATCGAGGCGGTAGCCGAGCCGCTCGCCGTTGGCGTAGGTCCCGCTGGCGTCGGTGTCGGAGGCAAATAGAATGCAGTTCGTGGTGTGGATCAGGGTGGATTCCGGACGCAGGATGTTCCAACTGGTCGCCGGCACGCCGTCCGCGTTGGTGACGCTGGCGGGCCAGGTGCCGGTGAGCGTCACGCTGAAACTGCCGCTGTTGTAATTCGTGATACTGCCGCGATAGACGGTCGTGCCGTTTTTGTAAACGAGGGTTCCCCCCTCTGCCTTCGTTCCGATGTCTCCGAGATTGCCGGCGCTGCTCGTCACCGTCACGGTTCCGGTCGTGCCGCTCAAGGTCAGCGGATCGGTCAGGCGAATGCGGGTGACTTCCGCCGCTGGATCCCAGATCGTCGCTCGCCGCAGGTCGCGGGAAAGCATGGTCATGACCTGGCGCATCTCCTGATCCAGCCGCCCCATCTTGATGGTGTCGTTGCTGCTGCTCATCGTGGTGGTCAAGAGGCTCATCGCGGCGGCCACGACGATCATGCCCACCGCGAGGCCGATCATGAGCTCGACCAGGCCGAAGCCAGCTTGGTGTCGGGTGCGGAGGTTCAGCATGATGGATACCCCTGACCGCCGCCGGGGACGCAGATCCGGATACGCCCGACGGTTCCCACCTTCACATAAACCTCCACGCCGTTCGCGGACTCGAGTTCCACGGTTTCGTTGCCGACGACCGTTCCTCGCTGCGGGTTGAACCCGAACACGTGGCCGGTACCGGGTTCGTCCAATTCGACCCCCTTGAACGCAGTGCTGTAGACCGCGCGATCGACATCGTCGACTTTGCACGCG is from Thiobacillus denitrificans ATCC 25259 and encodes:
- a CDS encoding prepilin-type N-terminal cleavage/methylation domain-containing protein; amino-acid sequence: MLNLRTRHQAGFGLVELMIGLAVGMIVVAAAMSLLTTTMSSSNDTIKMGRLDQEMRQVMTMLSRDLRRATIWDPAAEVTRIRLTDPLTLSGTTGTVTVTSSAGNLGDIGTKAEGGTLVYKNGTTVYRGSITNYNSGSFSVTLTGTWPASVTNADGVPATSWNILRPESTLIHTTNCILFASDTDASGTYANGERLGYRLDTTENAVEVRTSASSGDTCTSGGSWENLTDENVVEIDVFTVTNNSPVTLTSSGFSIDVREFTIKITGHLKADPGVERTLQETIRVRNDRLS